The following are encoded together in the Leuconostoc mesenteroides subsp. mesenteroides ATCC 8293 genome:
- a CDS encoding ABC transporter permease/substrate binding protein, which produces MNNLVSIPKIPLEDWVSSAVSWLTTNLSGFFDAIQSGGQYIMDALTNGLTAVPMALMIIGITVIAIVTTPKKIGFPLFTLLGLLLIANQGLWSDLMNTVTLVIMASIVSLIIGIPLGILTAKSQKTAVVVQPILDFMQTMPGFVYLIPAVAFFGIGVVPGVFASIIFALPPMVRMTSLGIRQVPVDLVEAADSFGSTTWQKLFKLELPSAKNTILAGANQTIMLALSMVVTASMIGAPGLGRGVLSAVQHADVGSGFVNGLGLVILAIVIDRFTQKFNTQPGQKAVTKPWRRWTVLAALLVMIGGGVVNTLTSDKTTGQKVTIGYVEWDSEVASSNVLAESLRQHGYDVTLTPLDNAVLWQSLSNNQIDISVSAWLPDTHKALYDKYKNDVTLLGPNLKGVKTGLVVPDYMDVNSISDLTTQANKTITGIEPGAGEMATAANALKSYSNLSGWNLSSSSSGAMVSALDKAYKNKQDVVVTGWSPHWMFSKYHLKFLSDPKNVFGSGETINTIVNKKFKTSNPKAYKVADNFNWTKDDMESVMLDIQNGQTPKQAAAKWIKSHQKLVDSWYK; this is translated from the coding sequence ATGAATAATTTAGTAAGTATTCCAAAAATTCCACTTGAAGATTGGGTCAGTTCAGCGGTTTCATGGTTAACTACTAATTTATCCGGATTTTTTGATGCCATTCAATCTGGCGGTCAATACATAATGGATGCTTTAACAAATGGTTTAACTGCTGTACCCATGGCACTAATGATTATTGGTATCACAGTAATTGCCATTGTTACGACACCGAAAAAGATTGGCTTTCCGTTATTCACACTTTTGGGACTTTTGTTAATTGCCAATCAAGGACTTTGGTCTGACTTAATGAATACCGTTACATTGGTAATCATGGCGTCTATTGTTTCGTTGATTATTGGTATACCCCTTGGAATTTTAACAGCAAAGTCACAAAAGACTGCGGTAGTTGTTCAACCAATCTTAGACTTTATGCAGACTATGCCAGGATTTGTTTATTTAATTCCTGCTGTTGCCTTCTTTGGAATCGGTGTGGTTCCTGGTGTGTTTGCTTCGATAATCTTTGCCCTACCACCGATGGTTCGTATGACTAGTTTAGGTATTCGTCAAGTTCCAGTTGATTTGGTTGAAGCAGCTGATTCATTTGGATCAACTACTTGGCAAAAGTTGTTTAAATTAGAACTTCCTAGTGCAAAAAATACTATTTTAGCAGGCGCTAACCAAACAATCATGTTGGCATTGTCGATGGTTGTCACAGCTTCTATGATTGGTGCACCAGGTCTTGGGCGTGGCGTCTTGTCTGCGGTTCAACACGCTGATGTTGGTTCTGGATTTGTTAACGGGCTTGGATTGGTGATCTTAGCTATTGTTATTGATCGTTTTACACAAAAGTTTAACACCCAACCCGGACAAAAAGCGGTGACAAAGCCATGGCGTCGTTGGACAGTACTTGCGGCTTTGTTGGTTATGATTGGTGGAGGTGTTGTCAACACTTTGACTTCCGATAAAACAACAGGTCAAAAAGTTACTATTGGCTATGTTGAGTGGGATTCAGAAGTTGCCTCTTCGAATGTGCTGGCTGAATCATTACGTCAACATGGATACGATGTCACGTTAACGCCATTAGATAATGCTGTTTTGTGGCAGTCGCTATCTAATAATCAAATTGATATTTCAGTTTCAGCATGGTTGCCAGATACACACAAAGCTTTGTATGATAAGTACAAAAATGATGTAACATTGCTTGGCCCTAACTTGAAAGGTGTTAAAACTGGATTAGTTGTTCCTGATTATATGGATGTAAATTCCATTAGTGATTTAACAACTCAAGCAAATAAGACAATCACAGGTATTGAGCCGGGGGCCGGTGAAATGGCCACAGCTGCTAATGCTTTGAAGTCGTATTCAAACTTATCGGGTTGGAACTTATCATCCTCATCTTCTGGTGCTATGGTATCAGCATTGGATAAAGCTTACAAAAATAAGCAAGATGTTGTGGTGACCGGTTGGTCACCACACTGGATGTTTAGTAAGTACCACTTGAAGTTCTTGTCTGATCCAAAAAACGTGTTTGGATCTGGAGAAACCATTAATACGATTGTGAATAAGAAGTTTAAAACTTCTAACCCCAAGGCCTATAAGGTTGCTGATAATTTTAATTGGACGAAAGATGACATGGAATCAGTCATGCTCGATATTCAAAATGGTCAAACACCAAAGCAGGCTGCTGCTAAATGGATTAAGTCACATCAAAAGTTAGTTGATAGTTGGTATAAATAA
- a CDS encoding ABC transporter permease: MTNQLFIVIKDTFLSQFKSRGYWMLVISPLIFAALAGAVIFGITKMQGNTTPNIAVVGNQEVRSILVQSEKELDIHVSNITNEKKANTALQNEKLDGVLTVNKNEATITTQPKSEQIPKEKITAILGNLSRSQKATQYGLTAEQTADLVQPYNLKSVVKQAKQSTNSGNTESANQLIASAIGIITIIIVMWYTSMIANAIANEKSSRIMEILLAATSARVQYFGKIIGIFALVTTHLLIYVIAGFTTFNFFKENSFVKGLASNLNGVTLSFIIYAVIFVLVSVALYLVLTSMIASLINDNAQVQQAIQPISMIAMVGYVFSFIMTQMPNNLLIRILSYIPFASQSMMPIRLVTHTEGWPAAISALLIAVITLFLLLWFGQGIYARNVLSYSDEPIMKQLAARLRHK, from the coding sequence ATGACTAATCAACTTTTTATTGTTATTAAAGACACTTTTCTCAGCCAATTTAAATCACGCGGTTATTGGATGCTTGTGATTTCTCCCTTGATTTTCGCTGCTTTAGCTGGTGCAGTTATATTTGGCATTACCAAAATGCAAGGCAATACAACACCCAATATTGCTGTTGTTGGCAACCAAGAAGTCCGCAGTATTTTAGTTCAATCGGAAAAGGAATTAGACATCCATGTTTCCAACATAACCAATGAGAAAAAAGCCAATACAGCACTGCAAAACGAAAAGTTAGATGGTGTGTTAACCGTCAACAAGAATGAAGCCACAATTACCACACAGCCTAAAAGTGAACAGATTCCAAAAGAAAAGATTACTGCTATATTAGGTAACTTATCACGTTCCCAAAAAGCTACTCAATATGGACTAACTGCTGAACAAACTGCTGATTTAGTGCAACCTTATAACTTAAAAAGCGTTGTCAAACAAGCAAAACAATCAACTAATAGTGGCAATACTGAAAGCGCTAACCAATTAATAGCCAGTGCAATTGGTATCATCACTATTATTATAGTCATGTGGTATACATCAATGATTGCAAATGCAATCGCCAATGAAAAATCATCTCGCATTATGGAAATTCTATTGGCAGCGACGTCTGCACGCGTACAATATTTTGGAAAGATCATCGGTATTTTTGCTCTGGTAACCACACATCTGCTAATCTACGTCATCGCCGGATTCACAACTTTCAATTTCTTTAAAGAAAACAGTTTTGTAAAAGGATTAGCATCTAACTTAAATGGTGTGACATTATCATTTATAATCTATGCAGTAATTTTTGTTCTTGTTTCTGTTGCGCTGTACTTAGTGCTAACGTCAATGATTGCCTCTCTAATTAATGATAATGCACAAGTTCAGCAGGCTATTCAACCCATTTCCATGATTGCTATGGTTGGCTATGTATTTAGCTTTATCATGACTCAAATGCCGAATAATCTCTTGATTCGCATTCTTAGTTATATACCATTTGCCTCTCAAAGTATGATGCCAATACGTCTTGTTACGCATACTGAGGGATGGCCTGCAGCCATAAGTGCATTACTCATTGCTGTTATCACATTATTCTTACTACTATGGTTTGGTCAAGGTATTTACGCCAGAAACGTTCTATCTTACTCTGATGAACCAATTATGAAACAACTAGCAGCAAGACTGCGCCACAAGTAA
- a CDS encoding ABC transporter ATP-binding protein produces MIQLTNLNKTFGQNIAVSNMNMTLTEGKVMGLIGQNGAGKTTTFRMLLNFIKPTSGTITWNDQQITQNDKQRIGFLPEERGLYQKRTVEEQILYFAELHGMKRSDARVALKDWMKRLDVVGKVSDKVQSLSKGNAQKVQMIASLIFEPSLLILDEPFSGLDPVNTSLMMDEIIRLRDNGAMIIFSSHDMNNVTKISDDLTMLKRGKIVLQGPVQNIREQFGRTRVYVESSTSSAALKAIDGVASVTPHGVGYDLILSEEEAGHRVFDLVTKNGYIPAFSQQPPTLDDIFRQEVAIHD; encoded by the coding sequence ATGATTCAACTGACTAATCTTAACAAGACGTTCGGACAAAACATTGCTGTCTCTAATATGAATATGACGCTTACCGAAGGAAAAGTAATGGGACTCATTGGGCAAAACGGTGCTGGTAAAACGACCACCTTCCGTATGCTTTTAAACTTCATTAAACCAACATCAGGAACAATCACTTGGAACGACCAGCAAATTACCCAAAATGATAAACAGCGTATTGGTTTCTTACCCGAAGAACGTGGTTTATACCAAAAACGGACCGTTGAAGAACAAATATTGTACTTTGCAGAATTACACGGTATGAAACGTTCAGATGCCCGCGTTGCATTGAAAGATTGGATGAAACGCCTTGATGTCGTTGGTAAAGTAAGTGATAAAGTACAATCACTTTCCAAAGGAAACGCACAAAAAGTTCAAATGATCGCTTCATTAATCTTTGAACCCAGTCTACTCATACTCGACGAACCTTTTTCTGGTTTAGATCCTGTCAATACAAGCTTAATGATGGATGAAATCATACGCTTACGTGATAATGGTGCAATGATTATTTTTTCAAGTCACGACATGAACAACGTGACCAAGATTTCTGACGATCTAACTATGTTAAAACGTGGAAAAATCGTTCTCCAAGGTCCTGTGCAAAATATCCGTGAACAATTTGGTCGCACACGTGTCTATGTGGAATCCTCCACTTCAAGTGCAGCATTAAAAGCTATTGATGGTGTCGCCTCAGTTACGCCACATGGTGTTGGCTATGACTTAATTTTGTCAGAAGAGGAAGCTGGGCACCGTGTGTTTGACCTCGTTACAAAAAATGGCTATATCCCAGCCTTCAGCCAACAACCACCAACACTCGATGACATTTTCCGCCAGGAGGTCGCTATTCATGACTAA
- a CDS encoding helix-turn-helix transcriptional regulator produces MINRIQELRKSRKLTQAELAAELEVTRQTVISLEKGKYNASLFLAHRIAEFFDLPIEDVFIFEGGKND; encoded by the coding sequence TTGATAAATCGTATTCAAGAACTAAGAAAATCACGTAAATTAACTCAAGCAGAGCTTGCTGCTGAACTTGAGGTAACGCGTCAGACCGTGATATCACTCGAAAAAGGTAAATATAATGCCTCTTTGTTTTTGGCACATCGAATTGCCGAGTTCTTTGACTTACCGATTGAAGATGTCTTTATTTTTGAAGGGGGAAAAAATGATTAA